Proteins encoded together in one Triticum dicoccoides isolate Atlit2015 ecotype Zavitan chromosome 7B, WEW_v2.0, whole genome shotgun sequence window:
- the LOC119335857 gene encoding ethylene-responsive transcription factor ERF071-like, whose product MPPHHWETWGYRGVRAHPSGGFSVEIRFRGMHLGLSNFDTANEAARAYDVAAWRLQWPHRTLNFPNVPTWEWAQELVPLPLLSTNEDRRDNQKREHRLDIAEMDEEAMVLWRQHFPQDIINKHEFYAQRRAERDNRRAE is encoded by the coding sequence ATGCCACCGCATCactgggaaacttggggataccgcggcgtccgcgcgcacccctccggcggcttctccgtcgagatccggttccgcgggatgcaccTCGGCCtcagcaatttcgacaccgccaacgaggccgcccgcgcgtacgacgtggCGGCCTGGCGCCTccagtggcctcatagaacattgaacttccccaatgtgcCGACGTGGGAGTGGGCGCAGGAGCTCGTGCCTCTGCCGCTTCTTAGCACCAACGAGGATCGTCGTGACAACCAGAAGAGGGAGCACCGTCTCGACATCGCCGAGATGGATGAGGAAGCCATGgtgctgtggcgccaacacttcccgcaggacatcatcaacaagcacgagttctacgcgcaaaggagggcggagagggataatagGAGGGCGGAGTGA